The Vicinamibacterales bacterium genome has a segment encoding these proteins:
- a CDS encoding efflux RND transporter permease subunit, whose amino-acid sequence MAAAYGTAGRIAAAFIHSRLTPLFIAASMALGVLAVVALPREEEPQIIVPMVDVFAGMPGATPAEVEQRVTRPLEQLLWEVPGVEYVYSTSSSGQSMVVVRFTVDEPQEPALVRLNQKLAANADRIPPGVIGPLVKPRSIDDVPILAVTVWSARYADDQLRSLAAQLRDVIAEVNDVSEVAIIGGRPRQVRVDIDPARLSAYDVDPLSVQQAIARTNVRGAVSGPVAGGLVTGLEVGSRLRTPDDLRNTVVASRSGRPVLVRDVAEVVDGDAEPASYVTFLSKSSGAHPAVTISVAKRKGTNATDVARRVADKLETLEGSLVPSDVQLTITRDYGETAADKSNELLWHMLLSVLSVSALIWAALGRREAAVVLIAIPVTLALTLFMFYLYGYTLNRITLFALIFSVGILVDDAIVVVENIVRHARMRGGEQGLTAIALRAVDEVGNPTVLATLTVVAAILPMAFVRGLSGPYMRPIPVGASAAMIFSLAVAFVVTPWAAVRLLQPSAPAHAAEDLITRLYRRVMGPLIASRRRRAIFLTAVAALLLAAVAFVPLGLVTMKMMPFDNKSEFQVMIDMPEGTALEATARVASALASATLQDETVVNVQQYVGTSAPYNFNGLVRHYFLRRAPHLADLQVNLVPKAERRVQSHDIAGRVRERLLPIARQFGATIQVAEVPPGPPSLQTLVAEVYGPDPARRLALAAQIKSIFEQTPGVVDTDWYVEDPHAKITLAVDNEKAAAAGLSPAAVAAVVRMAGSGESAGLLHDERAREDVPIVLRLPRGDRSLEAVQSIRLRGTRPVAVGELTSAVTSQDGTSLYHKNLQPVTYVTGDLAGKNGSPAYAIMRMNEAIGRLTLPEGYGLDVFNAVQPFDTSRYAMKWDGEWHLTIEVFRDLGLAFAAVLVLIYVLVVGWFQSFKTPLLIMIAIPFSLVGVLPAHAAAGAFFTATSMIGFIAGAGIVVRNSIILVDFIELRLREGLPLEQAVIDAGAVRFRPMALTAAAMIVGAAVILFDPIFQGLAISLMAGEVASLLLSRLAVPVLYYMANRHARREPAAGDAMEAVA is encoded by the coding sequence ATGGCTGCCGCCTACGGCACCGCCGGACGGATCGCGGCCGCGTTCATCCACTCCAGGCTGACGCCGCTGTTCATTGCCGCGTCGATGGCGCTTGGCGTACTCGCCGTGGTGGCGCTGCCGCGGGAAGAGGAGCCTCAGATCATCGTGCCGATGGTCGACGTGTTCGCCGGGATGCCGGGAGCGACGCCCGCCGAAGTGGAACAGCGCGTGACGCGTCCGCTGGAGCAGCTCCTGTGGGAAGTGCCCGGCGTGGAATACGTCTACTCGACCTCGAGCTCCGGCCAGTCGATGGTCGTCGTCCGATTCACGGTGGACGAGCCGCAGGAGCCCGCGCTCGTTCGCCTCAACCAGAAACTGGCGGCGAACGCCGATCGCATTCCCCCGGGCGTCATCGGACCGCTCGTCAAGCCGCGGTCGATAGACGATGTGCCGATCCTGGCCGTGACGGTGTGGTCGGCGCGGTACGCGGACGATCAGCTGCGATCGCTCGCCGCCCAGCTTCGGGACGTCATCGCTGAAGTCAACGACGTGTCGGAGGTGGCGATCATCGGCGGCCGTCCGCGGCAGGTCCGCGTCGACATCGATCCCGCCAGGCTGTCGGCCTACGATGTCGACCCGCTGTCGGTTCAGCAGGCGATCGCTCGCACCAACGTGCGCGGCGCCGTGTCGGGTCCGGTCGCGGGCGGGCTGGTGACCGGTCTCGAAGTCGGAAGCCGCCTGCGTACGCCGGATGACCTGCGCAACACGGTCGTCGCGTCCCGAAGCGGCCGTCCGGTGCTGGTGCGCGACGTGGCGGAGGTGGTCGACGGCGACGCCGAGCCCGCCTCCTATGTGACCTTCCTGTCGAAGTCGTCCGGCGCGCACCCGGCCGTCACCATCTCGGTCGCCAAGCGGAAGGGCACCAATGCCACCGACGTCGCGCGCCGGGTGGCCGACAAGCTCGAGACCCTCGAGGGTTCGCTCGTGCCCTCGGACGTGCAGCTCACCATCACCCGCGATTACGGTGAGACGGCAGCCGACAAGAGCAACGAACTGCTCTGGCACATGCTGCTCTCGGTCCTCTCGGTCTCGGCGTTGATCTGGGCGGCGCTCGGCCGGCGCGAGGCGGCGGTCGTGCTGATCGCCATTCCGGTCACGCTCGCGCTCACGCTCTTCATGTTCTACCTCTACGGCTACACGCTGAACCGGATCACGCTCTTCGCGCTGATCTTCTCCGTCGGCATCCTGGTGGACGATGCCATCGTCGTCGTGGAGAACATCGTGCGCCACGCACGGATGCGCGGGGGTGAACAGGGGTTGACCGCAATTGCGCTGCGCGCCGTCGACGAAGTGGGCAACCCCACGGTGCTCGCAACCCTGACCGTGGTGGCGGCGATTCTGCCGATGGCGTTCGTTCGCGGCCTGTCGGGCCCCTACATGCGGCCGATCCCGGTGGGCGCGTCGGCGGCGATGATCTTCTCACTGGCGGTTGCCTTCGTGGTGACTCCCTGGGCCGCGGTCCGTCTGCTCCAGCCCTCCGCGCCGGCGCATGCCGCCGAAGACCTGATCACGCGTCTGTACCGCCGGGTGATGGGACCGCTGATCGCGAGCCGCAGGAGACGCGCGATCTTCCTGACGGCGGTCGCGGCCCTGCTGCTGGCGGCAGTGGCGTTCGTGCCGCTCGGGCTCGTGACGATGAAGATGATGCCGTTCGACAACAAGAGCGAGTTCCAGGTCATGATCGACATGCCTGAAGGAACCGCGCTCGAGGCGACGGCGCGCGTCGCGTCGGCGTTGGCGTCGGCCACCCTGCAGGACGAGACGGTGGTCAACGTCCAGCAGTACGTGGGCACGTCGGCGCCTTACAACTTCAACGGGCTCGTTCGACACTACTTCCTCAGGCGCGCCCCGCACCTCGCCGACCTGCAGGTGAACCTGGTGCCGAAGGCGGAGCGTCGGGTGCAGAGCCACGACATCGCCGGTCGCGTGCGCGAGCGGCTGCTGCCGATCGCCAGGCAGTTCGGCGCGACCATCCAGGTGGCGGAAGTGCCGCCCGGGCCGCCCTCGCTGCAGACCCTCGTCGCGGAAGTCTACGGGCCCGATCCGGCACGGCGGCTGGCCCTGGCGGCGCAGATCAAGTCGATCTTCGAGCAGACTCCGGGGGTGGTCGATACCGACTGGTACGTCGAAGACCCGCACGCGAAGATCACGCTCGCGGTTGACAACGAAAAGGCCGCCGCGGCAGGCCTCTCGCCGGCGGCGGTTGCGGCCGTCGTACGGATGGCCGGGTCGGGGGAGTCGGCGGGCCTGCTGCACGACGAGCGGGCGCGCGAGGACGTGCCGATCGTGCTTCGGCTGCCGCGCGGCGACCGCAGCCTCGAGGCCGTGCAGTCGATCCGTCTTCGCGGCACGAGGCCGGTCGCCGTCGGCGAACTCACCAGCGCCGTGACGTCGCAGGACGGGACGAGCCTCTACCACAAGAATCTGCAGCCGGTGACCTATGTGACCGGCGACCTGGCGGGAAAGAACGGCAGTCCCGCCTACGCGATCATGCGCATGAACGAGGCGATCGGACGGCTGACGCTGCCCGAGGGGTATGGCCTCGACGTGTTCAACGCCGTCCAGCCGTTCGACACGTCGCGATACGCGATGAAATGGGACGGCGAGTGGCACCTCACCATCGAAGTGTTCCGCGATCTCGGCCTCGCGTTCGCCGCCGTGCTGGTCCTGATCTATGTGCTGGTGGTCGGCTGGTTCCAGTCGTTCAAGACGCCGCTGCTGATCATGATCGCCATTCCGTTCTCGCTGGTCGGCGTCCTGCCGGCGCACGCCGCGGCGGGGGCGTTCTTCACCGCCACGTCGATGATCGGCTTCATCGCCGGCGCGGGAATCGTCGTGCGCAACTCGATCATCCTGGTCGACTTCATCGAGCTGCGGCTGCGCGAAGGGCTTCCGCTCGAGCAGGCGGTGATCGACGCCGGCGCGGTGCGGTT